Within Anopheles ziemanni chromosome 2, idAnoZiCoDA_A2_x.2, whole genome shotgun sequence, the genomic segment GAGTGTGTGCCAGAatgagtttctttttctttttcgtcgaGAATGCTACGCAAAATCCCGCACGTAGGCACACGCACTGCCGGTAAGGCCGGTGCTAGAACGTCCGGAACAGTTACTACGCAGTACTAGGATGTCAATTTTGAGGCGTGCCTCTTTGTGCCCTTTCCCGAGAGATTTGCTCTTCCATAAGGCCACGCACCGATGGGGAATACTACTTTCCATCGACAGATTACTTGTCACCGGGACAAACAGAAACACACCGGAGCATCAAACTCGACTAAGTTTGCAGAATAGAGCTCCTGAAACGAACAAGCAGCAAGATCCACAAAAAGAAGTTCTCTGGTAGaatttttcacttcaaacGCCATCCAGAGATGGTGCCTTCCACCCAGATGGATGCATATGATCTTTTTGATTACAAACAATGTTGCTTCTCAAGCTAAACATCCTCCCATGGAACAAAGAAACCCTTGACAAACCACGTGTTCACCGTTCGCTTCGAGCGGTTTCATAGCGACGGCTCGATCTTGCCTGCGCCTGCTTCATATTGCTCAACAAGAATATTAATGCAGCGAGAAGGAACTCTTTATCAAGGCACATTAccataatgaaaaaataactacAACCACATCATTCGCAGCAAATGCTGCGTTTGTCCGAGAGGCGGCACTGAGGCCGTCGAGCACGGTCGGTTCTATTTTTGGTACCCCGCAACGATTACTAAACTCACGCCACATGGTTTGAGTTTACTTGCAGGCAGCGGGGCGATGTCGTTTGTTCCTAATGGGAGAGATGAACCTATTCTTTTTATTagaagtttgatttttttaaatttgaaccattttgtttaatttttaaatcaagtgGTTTCATAATCAAGCACTACATATTGATATTACAATAGCCAGGTCTACTACCTTCTAGGTTCTTGCATAGGTTTTTGTTCTTCAATTGGCTTAATATTTTGAAGTAAGGGGCCGAAACTACTTACAAACAACCCTTGGTGGTAGAAACCAAATTGAATtcgtgtttttaatttccttaAGGGTGTTGATACAGCCCTTCGCTCCAGGCGGAAACAATGGCCGAATCGGATGGAGGCAATTCGCGACGCGAAGTGGTTATGAACTGGTCGCCAACGATGACGAGACGGTTCCGTTCCGTGTCACTTCACTTCGCCGGTGACTGTGTGTATGGTTGGAACCTTTGTGTATTTTATTCTGCTCCTCAGTTGGGGGGGAAAGATCGCGCCGCGACACTAAATGCTAATGATCTTCCCTTGGCGACACATTGCGCACACTGGGGAGGGTGGCGGAAAGGTAGGCAGTGATGATGAAGCTCGCGAATCTCCTGCGACCGTCCCCCCGCGGGCAAACATCGTGTTGAAAAGAagctaaaaagaaaacggcTGTGAAAAACCGGTTCCTCCCACCGAGCGGGGACACAACATTTTCGTGTCGAGGCAACGACTTGCGACTCTAGTTCTCGGCCTTTCGGAACCACCAGAGGTCGGATGGATGTATTAAGCAATGGTCCGACCCGAGATGCGTGAGGacattttgttgaaaatgtgtagttgtatttcttttcgtttctttttttttttttttgagttcaCATCCTCTCGAGAGTTCGATCGGTGCGCGTTGCTCCATCGCGGCTCTTCTCCGGGGACCAGATTGTAAATTCTTTCCAACCCATTACGGTACTGTTCACCCCGGCAGCCATATGTGTAAGCGGCAGTCTTGGGAGTTGTCCCCCCGGTTTGGCAAATACGAAAACGGAGGGactgaagaagataaagatgtTTTTGCGgttagcaagacctacatatATTCTTCGAATTTGTTCATGGCTTGTTTGTAAAATGGATAAAGCGGCGTGAGATGACGTAGCCATTTGCCATTGCAGTTAGTATTTATAGGCCAAAAAATGTGGCTCTGGACTTGCATCAACTAATCCCAGATGTTGATCTTGATTActtaaatgatttaaaaaaaagtaaggaGTTTTTGAAACTATGGCCTGAAAAATTCGCAATATGTTAAAGCATTGGTCTTACGCAAAAGAATATCCCAAAAAAGGTTCGAAAGCTAAGGTGGTTTACCCAAAGAACTCGTTGTTCCAGTTGTGGTGACTACTTTCATTTGATCTTGATCCTTTTACCAAATCTATTTTTGGGCTGACTCGAGTTACAGAACAGGATctataaatttgttttcgtaaGTTACTATTTCTTACGACATCCACATCCGAGAAGGAGAGCGACTTCGAGAAAGGAAAGGATTGTTCCAGTTAAATGCGATATCATCGGTCGTCTACGGTCCACACAGTGTTGGACTACTGGAACCGTTTTGCACACGTTTCTCCCGGATGCCGTATGCCTCCGATCATCCCTTATCATCCCCCACACAACCCACCGAGGAAGACGATCGCTGCTGCCAAGAGTTTGAGAACCTTTTTGTGGGCATGAGGTTGCGATTAgacgaaacgaaaagcaacCGTCTGCTGGAAGAATAGAAAGAAGTTTGTATCGCTACTTACCGCATCCAGTAAGGGCTGGAGCCTGAAGTGCCCGCCACCATGCCACCATGTCGGCCTAATCAGCGCACGTTTCAAGGCCCTTTGCCATGCCAATATCTTATCTTGGCAAACGGCACACACATAGCGTTTCCATTCTTGATTATCGCCAATGGGTGCAGTGTCCGCCGACTGTCGATGGCCTCAATGCCGCTAGGATGGACGCTGTTTGGACGGCGTGGTGCGATGGTGTGTCGTCGCTTCCACTTCTCCGCCGCCAGAGTACATACCGCGCTTCGTTACATAATGTCCAATGACCACCAGCATGCTCTGGTGCGGAGGACTTGAGTACACACCACGAGGATAAGGTTGTAAATCGTttgttggtttaaaaataactaTCCAAACGAAGGTGTGGAACATCGGCTCGTGGTTTAGCCGGCTATCTGTATGTTGCTGTTCGCGGTCTGGCGGAAAGAAGCATTACCTTTACCTAGTTACAGAGGGAAGACAAATCTCTTTATTCATGCTCGATTTTAAATGCTTGGTTCAATTCATTGACGCACATGAGGTACTAAATCAAATACGTGGCACGCAACACCATAACTTAACAAACTATGAAAACCCTCTTCCGCTTGGCACTCACTAGGGTCCGGTGTTCCGTTTTGGCATGCATCGGTGCGCTACGCCAGACAAACGGGCGAATGTTAAAATTAGTTCCCTCTACCGACGAAACCTTCAACGTCCAACTGATCGTCAACGTGTGCACGTCGTGATAAATTGGCTCGATTCCTGCGGCCATTCGCGCCCAAGTGGTGATTGCATTGCGTCAGAGGTGGGATAGGTCACTGAAACTTCACACTGCTGTCAcagctgttttcttttcttccatcaGAAAAGATCGTGATCTTCTCGGTAGAACAATGGTTTGCAACTTGATAGCCATTTTAAATGCGATAGCATCGTTGTTTCCCTTCGTTGTGGTGGTCAATTTACGACAAGATGTCTTATGGACACCGTTGCCCATCGTGTGACCTGGTGTGTTTGATTACGGGCGGTCAATGTACAGGTCCAATTTAACCTAACAGGATAATTCGGTAACGCTCATATGGTAAATGCCTCATCGCAAACCTCGATGGCGTATGGGGACGATAACCACTGTCAAACATGACCTTAATTCGTAAACCTACAATCAGGGATGGTGGgacttgaaaataaattaaatacatTTAATCAAGCTTGGTAAATTAAATACAGCAGCTGTAGTCAAGGCTTTTCTGAATTCTAATAACGCCCATTTTTTTATAGCTCTGAGAATTAGGAACCATAAAACTAAACTGATAAGCACAAGAATATTATTCGTCATTCGACatgctttatttttaaaaaaagctgATTCCAGCCATCTTATACTAACTAGCGTTTCTTCAGATATTATTCAGGCGCGATCGCAAAATGGTAGAGATCGTGTTTCGATATTTGCCGGCGAGCTGCTGAAGGGGAGAACGTTGGaaataggagatgatgtgTAAGCGACTGATTCAAATCAAACTCTACCGGCGTTTGCTCGCCGTCTTTGCGCCCGGTGTTTTTCCATAGTCCCGCGATATAAAATTTGCGATTCAACAACAGCGCACGATCGTGCGTcgcatttatttttctaacgCTCATTCCACGGGATGTTTTCGTAGCTGCTGACGCGGGGAGAAGTGTATATTGGGGGCCTGAATGCGAGAATTGGTGTAgcaccacaccacacacactGTCGTTTCGTAAACGATCTCCGCGGTTCTGTGAAGGTCAAACTTCGGTTTGTCGAGATGTGGACGGCGCGTGTCTAGGAcggtcttttttctttttagctaaattaaattttgtagAGCTATTCCCGCGCATGAAACGGGTTTAATAAATGGtaaaattttatattaatcaTTCTCGTTttatttccgtttcgttcccaGGTACTCGCATCGTGTACGAGCGTGCCTTCCTGATGAATCTGAAGAACTCGCCACTGGCTCGTACCCCGCCGAACAACGTCCCGCTGTCCCTGCTGCGATCCGGCGGAAGCCCGAACGGGACCAACGCGTCCAAGCCTCTGTCGACGCTGTCGGTGAGCAGCAAGCCGCAGCCACCCGCCGTCCGCAACTCGCCGCCGAAGTTCGACGAACATCAGGAACAGTTCGACATGGACCTGTAGAGAGCGAAACGCGAGCGGGCAGCAGGGGGCGGTGGCGGTGAACCTGCAGACAACATCTCTCTGTGCCACCGTGAGGAGGAAGGAATTCGGGAAGTCGGTGATGGCCCGGCTGGCGTCGAGTCGGGAGCGCGCAGAAGGAAGATATTATACTTTGTAATACTTTCTTTTccacgtttttcttgtttaattgTTACGTGCGCTATTACAACGCTCTGGCGGGAgcaggattttttttaaataattagcATCTCTGATAGTTATATTGTGAGCACCAGCAGGAAGTGGGACTAGTGATCCGATGACTACCGTTTTTCGACTACACTAcctaccactaccaccactactacCGATGCTAACAAATGCACCCAGAGAGAGTAGGTTCGAGTAATCGTTGGATGTAGACTTTATAAGTTTATCGTTCCTTCGGTAGTAAGAttagcgatttttttttattattgagagagagaaagaaagagatagCCATAAGCATAAccgagtttatttttttaaatgtttggtCCGCATCACCAGTGGCAGCAGACACAGCAGCAGAGGAGCAGAAAGGAACATTTGATCAAGAACCAAAAACTATCCACGTGCGTCAATATTGAGTAGAGAACCATCCATCACCAAGAACCTAGTATGACCGTAGAATGATAAATTATGTAATCGACGCTAGGATCAATGAAGCAGGGACATTTAAGAGCAGCGTATGAGTGCGCAAGTAGGTTAGCAAGCCTTTTAACACGATCGATGTCAACCACCAACGTTTGGACTCGA encodes:
- the LOC131281370 gene encoding eukaryotic translation initiation factor 4E-binding protein, with amino-acid sequence MSASPIARQACASITQAIPSKRVLIHDASELPDLYSSTPGGTLYSTTPGGTRIVYERAFLMNLKNSPLARTPPNNVPLSLLRSGGSPNGTNASKPLSTLSVSSKPQPPAVRNSPPKFDEHQEQFDMDL